A portion of the Corallococcus silvisoli genome contains these proteins:
- a CDS encoding choice-of-anchor D domain-containing protein — protein MKRLLLLLTASLCVLSACGRESEDEPRIAFGRYNLDPEDGGDAGPADGGDAGSTDAGLGDAGLGDAGLGDAGLGDAGLGDAGLGDAGLGDAGLGDAGLGDAGPEVQEFPLTLSDSSINFGPQASCNSGSSAVSLRNPSTKTRKILHATISGGFTFLGLYTTSNTLCALPCTVPAMPQGSTNRLDVRVSFVPPQPGAFHGTLTLYTDDPERQSLPITLDGQGTGPLLVLGQSSVAFGPQLVNTPTTRQVTVINLGNESFSEVPSATAPFSVPNAPLTIAAGASKPLTVTFTPASRGTFTGALTLASSSMCPTPPFAWLSGEGQLPAKLILSRDTLSFPQTAVGTDSATQEVTVRNSGDTTLQVSALTMSPGAPFRVDPSSAFNLASGETQRLTLTFRPTQAGSASGTLSFTSNDATLPAPQVALTGTTTPGTACMDVSPRSFDFAEQESGDATSELRRVTVTNSGNVALTVTPTLTGSNAFSLNPATAFTLAPNSAGREILITFNPGIGESGALQGLLTFGTSPSTACPSDVALSGTARKTSLTVSPASLPFGDAIVGEAAPTRQVTLTNSTNWPVKVFPVPPESLAPYTLAGIPASGLTIAARSSALLTVTFAASAWGESFPRTLQFQTDATVAVASVAITGRALAPELTLLVDPLVFPNVAPGGEQTSDLTLRNTGNQALFLSKITPDSDAHFQVVDFLPQTVQPNQTATVKIRFRPTDVGALETRLRFFTTDDKVLPRTLIVKGTSAGPIAIFGVDAISFGARQVDQAHVNGQLTLRNLIQASEGLKVTAARVLPAGSAFSVDPITGSEPIIGRGEERPQPFNITFRPTVVGKQHEDTLEIVYQGVTTGVTTTRSFVLTGRGADAQMSAPTDAVDFPATLPGATSLRSLVITNSGQVPIDLLSVSTVPDTYFRATVDQWPDTIIPVGATRRIDLTFNPTATGSFSSQLEIRLKKSPGALALSRQLSGVGAFAKLDLSNNQLVFGEVPRLGTSTRSIVLRNTGSAQLTVNNVTGSGPFTAKLNNGQFPINLARDATTQLDVTFRPETAQDVSATLHVLSNSDQTTDLPIVVSGRGTVPLLVLPGGTSPRFAPQALGIEGPRQPLVVKNDGKAPLVVYSVTVPGDFCLRPDDGTQTDGCPSALSGFTVLPGDAHTFLVSAKPSARGNITSVLTIVSNAETTPNTVQLAVEGVGSVSLPTSSVNFGPVNFGSYSDQSVTVTNTGITSAQVSVDFAAGSSEFSAQNLPLVVPAGGSTPLTLRFRPQGSTGGPRTLLATLRVGGTASQDPITLTLQGTATSAQLDVTRRDAVAFDGSLDFGGTRVNTTSEFIGLRLTHVAPLGASDAGTEAGMLTVQDIILDGEDARAFVLQKPPMPVRLVPGGSMDLSLQFHPDAQRRFNAVLRITSDDSHASTLLVTLGGRGRTNQLSLSTPTLEFGARVAESSASAVRSVRLTNESLQPLKVQGLEIIGVSENSEPSHFSVESAPTLPFTLAAQEAKDLFIKFVPRPDVTSKAALTVVTSDLESPVAQVALSGRGLSTVFRSLSRTLDFGTVKQAEPVTTKVALTNDSTQELILLPPKLEGPQATHFVVVSPTLGADGRVLAQGDSLTLELKYDTSQIGAAKATLVLGTKDQERAALVALSGVTVASFLTIEPMELDMGWVDIGGTSAPRSVTLTNQSASPARLSVVENTNPSFEIDASALDAELAPGAQATVGITFRGQVGGPAEGTLRLRLRGETTAEAALTLKGQARTLGGTGGGCACGTSGDGAAALALLLLLGLGLGRQARRARS, from the coding sequence ATGAAACGGCTCCTGCTCCTCCTCACGGCCTCGCTGTGCGTGCTCTCCGCCTGTGGCCGCGAGAGCGAAGACGAACCGCGTATCGCCTTCGGGCGTTACAACCTGGACCCTGAAGACGGGGGCGACGCCGGGCCCGCCGACGGAGGCGACGCCGGCTCCACCGACGCGGGACTCGGCGACGCGGGCCTCGGTGACGCGGGACTCGGCGACGCGGGCCTCGGTGACGCGGGGCTCGGTGACGCGGGCCTCGGTGACGCGGGACTCGGCGACGCGGGACTCGGCGACGCGGGACTCGGCGACGCAGGTCCTGAGGTGCAGGAGTTCCCGCTGACCCTGTCGGACTCCTCCATCAACTTCGGCCCGCAGGCCTCGTGCAATTCGGGTTCGAGCGCGGTCTCGCTGCGCAACCCCTCCACGAAGACGCGCAAGATCCTCCACGCGACGATCAGCGGGGGCTTCACCTTCCTGGGGCTGTACACCACATCGAACACCCTGTGCGCCCTGCCCTGCACCGTGCCTGCCATGCCCCAGGGCAGCACGAACCGGCTGGACGTGCGGGTGAGCTTCGTTCCCCCTCAGCCCGGGGCCTTCCACGGGACGCTGACGCTCTACACGGATGATCCGGAGCGTCAGTCGCTCCCGATAACGCTCGACGGTCAGGGCACCGGGCCGCTGCTCGTGCTCGGGCAGTCGTCCGTGGCGTTCGGGCCTCAGTTGGTGAACACGCCGACGACGCGCCAGGTGACGGTGATCAACCTGGGCAACGAGTCGTTCTCCGAGGTTCCCTCCGCCACCGCGCCCTTCAGCGTGCCCAACGCGCCGCTGACCATCGCCGCGGGAGCGTCGAAGCCGCTGACCGTGACCTTCACGCCCGCCAGCCGGGGCACCTTCACGGGTGCGCTCACCCTGGCGTCCAGCTCCATGTGCCCCACCCCACCCTTCGCCTGGCTCAGCGGCGAGGGCCAGCTGCCGGCGAAGCTCATCCTCAGCCGCGACACGTTGTCCTTCCCCCAGACCGCGGTGGGCACCGACAGCGCCACGCAGGAGGTCACGGTCCGCAACAGCGGCGACACGACACTCCAGGTGTCCGCGCTGACGATGTCCCCGGGCGCCCCCTTCCGTGTGGACCCCTCGTCCGCCTTCAACCTCGCCTCCGGGGAGACCCAACGCCTGACGTTGACGTTCCGTCCGACCCAGGCAGGCAGCGCCTCCGGAACCCTCTCCTTCACCAGCAATGACGCGACCCTGCCCGCGCCGCAGGTGGCCCTGACGGGCACGACGACGCCGGGGACGGCCTGCATGGACGTGTCCCCGAGGTCGTTCGACTTCGCCGAACAGGAGTCCGGTGACGCGACCAGCGAGCTGCGCCGGGTGACGGTCACCAACTCGGGCAACGTCGCGCTGACGGTGACGCCCACGCTGACGGGCAGCAATGCCTTCTCGCTGAACCCCGCCACGGCGTTCACGCTGGCACCGAACTCGGCGGGACGGGAGATCCTGATCACCTTCAATCCCGGCATCGGTGAGAGCGGCGCCCTGCAGGGTCTGCTCACCTTTGGCACATCCCCGTCCACGGCTTGCCCGTCTGACGTCGCGCTGAGTGGAACGGCGCGCAAGACGTCCCTGACGGTCAGCCCGGCGTCGCTGCCCTTCGGCGACGCCATCGTAGGCGAGGCGGCCCCCACACGGCAGGTCACGCTCACCAACTCCACCAACTGGCCCGTGAAGGTGTTCCCGGTCCCACCGGAGTCGCTGGCGCCCTACACGCTCGCGGGCATTCCCGCCTCGGGGCTGACCATCGCGGCGCGCAGCAGCGCCCTGCTGACGGTGACGTTCGCCGCGAGCGCCTGGGGCGAGTCCTTCCCCCGCACGCTCCAGTTCCAGACGGACGCCACCGTCGCCGTGGCCTCGGTGGCCATCACCGGCCGGGCGCTCGCGCCCGAGCTGACGCTGCTGGTGGACCCCCTGGTGTTCCCGAACGTGGCCCCTGGCGGCGAGCAGACGTCCGACCTGACGTTGCGCAACACCGGCAACCAGGCCCTCTTCCTGTCGAAGATCACCCCGGACAGCGACGCGCACTTCCAGGTGGTCGACTTCCTGCCCCAGACGGTGCAGCCGAACCAGACCGCCACCGTGAAGATCCGCTTCCGTCCCACGGACGTGGGAGCGCTGGAGACGCGGCTGCGCTTCTTCACCACCGACGACAAGGTCCTGCCGCGCACGCTCATCGTCAAGGGCACCTCCGCGGGTCCCATCGCCATCTTCGGCGTGGACGCCATCAGCTTCGGGGCCCGGCAGGTCGACCAGGCGCACGTCAATGGCCAGCTCACCCTGCGCAACCTGATCCAGGCCTCGGAGGGCCTCAAGGTCACGGCGGCGCGCGTCCTGCCCGCCGGCTCGGCCTTCTCCGTGGATCCCATCACGGGCTCCGAGCCAATCATCGGTCGCGGTGAGGAGCGCCCCCAGCCCTTCAACATCACCTTCCGGCCGACGGTGGTGGGCAAGCAGCACGAGGACACGCTGGAGATCGTCTACCAGGGCGTCACGACGGGCGTCACGACCACGCGCAGCTTCGTGCTGACGGGCCGGGGCGCGGACGCACAGATGTCCGCGCCGACCGACGCCGTCGACTTCCCCGCCACGCTGCCAGGCGCGACGAGCCTGCGCTCGCTCGTCATCACCAACTCCGGTCAGGTGCCCATCGATCTGCTGAGCGTGAGCACCGTGCCGGACACCTACTTCCGCGCGACCGTGGACCAGTGGCCGGACACCATCATCCCGGTGGGAGCCACGCGCCGCATCGACCTCACCTTCAACCCGACGGCCACCGGGTCCTTCTCCTCGCAGCTGGAGATCCGGCTGAAGAAGTCACCTGGAGCGCTCGCGCTCTCCCGGCAGCTCTCCGGCGTGGGCGCCTTCGCGAAGCTGGACCTGAGCAACAACCAGCTCGTCTTCGGCGAGGTGCCCCGGCTGGGCACGAGCACCAGGTCCATCGTGCTGCGCAACACGGGCTCCGCGCAGCTCACCGTGAACAACGTGACGGGCAGCGGCCCCTTCACGGCGAAGCTGAACAACGGCCAGTTCCCCATCAACCTCGCGCGGGACGCCACCACCCAGCTCGACGTCACCTTCCGGCCGGAGACGGCGCAGGACGTGAGCGCCACCCTGCACGTGCTCAGCAACTCCGACCAGACCACCGACCTGCCCATCGTCGTCTCGGGCCGGGGCACGGTGCCGTTGCTGGTGCTGCCGGGCGGCACGAGTCCCCGCTTCGCCCCCCAGGCCCTGGGCATCGAGGGGCCGCGCCAGCCCCTGGTGGTGAAGAACGACGGCAAGGCGCCGCTGGTCGTCTACTCCGTGACGGTCCCCGGCGACTTCTGCCTGCGTCCGGATGATGGGACGCAGACCGACGGCTGCCCGTCCGCCCTCTCCGGCTTCACGGTGCTGCCCGGTGACGCGCATACGTTCCTCGTGTCGGCGAAGCCCTCCGCGCGGGGCAACATCACCAGCGTGCTCACGATCGTGAGCAACGCGGAGACGACCCCCAACACCGTGCAGTTGGCGGTCGAGGGCGTGGGCAGCGTGTCACTGCCGACCAGCTCGGTGAACTTCGGGCCGGTGAACTTCGGCTCGTACTCGGATCAATCGGTGACGGTGACCAACACCGGCATCACCTCCGCGCAGGTGTCGGTGGACTTCGCGGCGGGGAGCTCGGAGTTCTCCGCGCAGAACCTCCCGCTGGTGGTGCCCGCCGGTGGCAGCACCCCGCTCACGCTGCGCTTCCGGCCCCAGGGGTCGACGGGAGGTCCCCGGACGCTGCTGGCCACGCTGCGCGTGGGCGGCACGGCCTCGCAGGACCCCATCACCCTCACCCTCCAGGGCACCGCCACGTCGGCGCAGTTGGATGTGACCCGCCGGGACGCGGTGGCCTTCGATGGGTCGCTCGACTTCGGCGGCACGCGGGTGAACACCACCTCCGAGTTCATCGGCCTGCGGCTGACCCACGTGGCGCCGCTCGGGGCGTCGGACGCGGGCACGGAGGCGGGCATGCTCACCGTGCAGGACATCATCCTGGATGGAGAGGACGCCAGGGCGTTCGTCCTCCAGAAGCCGCCCATGCCGGTGCGGCTGGTGCCAGGGGGAAGCATGGACCTGTCGCTCCAGTTCCACCCGGACGCGCAGCGGCGCTTCAACGCGGTCCTGCGCATCACCTCCGACGACAGCCACGCCAGCACCCTGCTGGTGACGCTGGGCGGCCGAGGCCGGACGAACCAGCTCAGCCTCTCCACGCCCACGCTGGAGTTCGGAGCGCGGGTGGCCGAGTCCTCCGCGTCGGCGGTGCGTTCGGTGCGGCTCACCAACGAATCACTCCAGCCGTTGAAGGTGCAGGGCCTGGAGATCATCGGGGTGTCGGAGAACTCGGAGCCGTCGCACTTCAGCGTGGAGTCCGCGCCCACGTTGCCCTTCACGCTGGCGGCGCAGGAGGCGAAGGACCTGTTCATCAAGTTCGTGCCTCGGCCGGACGTCACGTCCAAGGCCGCGCTGACCGTGGTGACGAGCGACCTGGAGTCGCCCGTGGCGCAGGTGGCGCTGTCGGGCCGCGGGCTCTCCACGGTGTTCCGTTCGCTCAGCCGCACGCTGGACTTCGGCACCGTCAAGCAGGCGGAGCCGGTGACGACGAAGGTGGCGCTCACCAACGACAGCACGCAGGAGCTGATCCTGCTGCCGCCCAAGTTGGAAGGGCCGCAGGCCACGCACTTCGTGGTGGTGTCTCCCACGCTGGGCGCGGACGGGCGCGTGTTGGCGCAAGGCGACTCGTTGACGCTGGAGCTCAAGTACGACACGTCACAGATTGGCGCGGCGAAGGCGACGCTGGTCCTGGGCACGAAGGACCAGGAGCGCGCGGCGCTGGTCGCCTTGTCCGGGGTGACGGTCGCCAGCTTCCTGACCATCGAGCCGATGGAGCTGGACATGGGCTGGGTGGACATCGGGGGCACCAGCGCGCCGCGCAGCGTGACGCTCACCAACCAGTCCGCGTCGCCCGCGCGGCTGAGCGTGGTGGAGAACACCAACCCCTCGTTCGAGATCGACGCCAGCGCGCTGGACGCGGAGCTGGCGCCGGGAGCCCAGGCGACGGTGGGCATCACCTTCCGCGGCCAGGTGGGCGGCCCCGCGGAGGGCACGCTGCGGCTGCGCCTCCGGGGAGAGACGACCGCGGAGGCCGCGCTCACGCTGAAGGGGCAGGCCCGGACCCTGGGAGGCACTGGCGGTGGCTGCGCCTGTGGAACCAGCGGAGATGGAGCCGCGGCGCTGGCGCTGTTGCTGCTGCTGGGGCTGGGGCTCGGCCGGCAAGCGAGGCGCGCGCGGAGCTGA
- a CDS encoding lipase family protein, giving the protein MRDIPNIIVLVSGTTDPTNTDTRSHSASYQNTKPLTDPDWYWGENPGLRKDIEALRQRYTNVHIFTAHGWSGDNGASNRRVAGTYLANRLCGAEGQVAYYKKFLKQEVAFHFIGHSHGGNVINELTRQAAKVWPRTWKIRSVTYLSTPFFQRQHQVDTGVFHEECKIVNVHNQYDLTQRVVADFSLLPFHDALEKAGFEQVTQLLADIHFDGQLLKDAIKSTRPRDADDSWRINLKLLMASDKAGKLYDHCIQLLEKINGIFARLREIIRTLSKPFDFPVAIELQGKAATKRAILPELLAGRFIGELDKLEKSLSPLMKALKDRKKSGKYPLDGLFDDLHVSTFLKALAQFMRVDVKTLSGPLCDLIAGILKYQIESFDNTGTSPRAQLKATPFSASLTDVDITAADPYSQFQLEATYKRFVGRLETSEIRYDKYSAQTDLMDLIFTLAANVGLVQNLVSDWGKTVHNLRVILEWVTVSLKVERFLPDLPVITPLSPINLLREASHLASIPVVASLAELCGAVESFVTVLKERSVGKMEVTPLFSPLQPFPLNQTRLPIPNKALEPFPRAPAKLEFKPAVTYGTMDYFMRVSHSVSRQELYPKVRSVIEGQITSKKR; this is encoded by the coding sequence ATGCGAGACATCCCCAATATCATCGTGCTGGTGAGCGGGACGACGGACCCGACCAACACCGACACCCGCTCCCACTCCGCCAGCTATCAGAACACCAAGCCCCTCACGGATCCGGACTGGTACTGGGGAGAGAACCCCGGACTCCGCAAGGACATCGAGGCCCTGCGCCAGCGATACACCAACGTCCACATCTTCACGGCGCATGGCTGGTCTGGAGACAACGGCGCGTCGAACCGGCGCGTCGCTGGAACCTATCTGGCCAATCGCCTCTGTGGGGCCGAGGGACAAGTCGCCTACTACAAGAAGTTCCTCAAGCAGGAGGTCGCGTTCCATTTCATCGGCCACTCACATGGCGGGAACGTCATCAACGAGCTGACGCGACAGGCAGCCAAGGTCTGGCCGCGCACCTGGAAGATTCGCAGCGTCACCTACCTCTCGACGCCCTTCTTCCAGCGACAGCATCAGGTGGACACGGGCGTGTTCCACGAAGAATGCAAGATCGTCAACGTCCACAATCAATACGACCTGACCCAACGGGTTGTCGCTGACTTCTCGCTGCTGCCATTCCACGACGCGCTGGAGAAGGCGGGGTTCGAGCAGGTCACCCAGCTGTTGGCCGACATCCACTTCGACGGCCAGCTCCTCAAGGACGCCATCAAGTCCACGCGCCCCAGGGACGCGGATGATTCGTGGCGAATCAATCTGAAGCTCCTGATGGCCTCCGACAAAGCAGGGAAGCTCTACGACCACTGCATCCAGCTCTTGGAGAAGATCAACGGCATCTTCGCCAGGCTCCGCGAAATCATCCGCACACTCAGCAAGCCCTTTGATTTCCCCGTCGCGATCGAGCTCCAAGGCAAGGCGGCCACGAAGCGAGCCATCCTGCCCGAGCTCCTGGCCGGCCGCTTCATCGGTGAACTGGACAAGCTCGAAAAGAGCCTTTCGCCCCTGATGAAGGCGCTCAAGGACCGCAAGAAGAGCGGGAAATACCCTCTCGACGGCCTCTTCGACGACCTGCATGTCTCCACGTTCCTGAAGGCCCTTGCCCAGTTCATGCGGGTGGACGTCAAGACCCTGAGCGGCCCCCTGTGTGACTTGATCGCCGGCATCCTGAAGTATCAGATTGAATCCTTCGACAACACGGGCACCTCTCCCCGGGCCCAGCTCAAGGCGACGCCGTTCAGCGCCAGCCTCACGGATGTCGACATCACCGCGGCGGACCCCTACAGCCAGTTTCAACTCGAAGCGACCTACAAACGTTTTGTCGGCCGATTGGAGACCAGTGAGATCCGGTACGACAAGTACTCGGCGCAGACGGATCTGATGGATCTGATCTTCACCCTCGCGGCCAACGTGGGCCTGGTGCAGAACCTCGTCTCCGACTGGGGGAAGACCGTGCACAACCTCCGGGTCATCCTGGAGTGGGTGACGGTCAGCCTGAAGGTGGAGCGGTTCCTTCCGGACCTTCCTGTCATCACTCCTCTCTCGCCCATCAACCTGTTACGCGAGGCGAGTCACCTGGCGAGCATCCCCGTTGTCGCGTCACTCGCCGAGCTGTGCGGCGCGGTTGAGTCCTTTGTCACCGTCCTCAAGGAGCGCAGCGTTGGAAAGATGGAGGTCACTCCCCTCTTCTCCCCGTTGCAGCCGTTTCCTCTCAACCAGACGCGCCTGCCCATCCCCAACAAGGCCCTCGAGCCATTCCCCCGAGCCCCCGCGAAGCTGGAGTTCAAGCCAGCCGTGACCTACGGAACGATGGACTACTTCATGCGGGTCTCACACTCCGTCAGCCGGCAAGAGCTCTATCCCAAGGTCCGGTCCGTGATTGAGGGACAGATCACGAGCAAGAAGCGCTGA
- a CDS encoding pentapeptide repeat-containing protein yields MRRLLETRACNGCQLTGARLEGAALPGAQLRQARLREARLAQANLRGADLTGASLTSTDLRRADLQGARFDGAYLTGAQLQDANLEGADLRSAFALDGADFQGANLRGAQLAGSKFFGPAGPYQRTEQTHAYSVPSGGANLQRADLRSADLSEAVLSYCNLQGARFQGAHLRDASLEGADLRGAELLETDLRGVQLEHATWVDGTRCGPGSVGRCVPLKP; encoded by the coding sequence GTGCGCAGGCTCCTCGAGACCCGGGCCTGCAACGGCTGTCAGCTCACGGGCGCGCGGCTGGAAGGGGCGGCGTTGCCTGGAGCCCAACTCCGGCAAGCCAGGCTCAGAGAGGCGCGGCTCGCTCAAGCGAATCTCCGTGGCGCGGACCTGACCGGCGCGTCCCTGACCTCCACCGACCTGCGCAGGGCCGACCTCCAAGGCGCACGCTTCGATGGCGCCTACTTGACGGGCGCCCAGCTCCAGGATGCCAACCTGGAAGGCGCCGATCTTCGCTCCGCATTCGCCTTGGACGGGGCGGACTTCCAAGGCGCCAACCTTCGGGGGGCCCAGCTGGCCGGGAGCAAGTTCTTTGGCCCCGCGGGCCCCTATCAGCGCACGGAGCAGACCCACGCCTATTCCGTGCCCAGCGGTGGGGCGAACCTGCAGCGCGCGGACCTCCGGTCGGCCGACTTGAGTGAGGCCGTCCTCTCCTACTGCAACTTGCAAGGCGCCCGCTTCCAGGGAGCCCACCTGCGCGACGCCTCACTGGAAGGCGCGGATCTGCGCGGTGCCGAACTCCTCGAAACCGACCTTCGAGGCGTCCAACTGGAGCATGCGACCTGGGTGGATGGCACCCGCTGCGGCCCCGGCTCCGTCGGCCGGTGTGTTCCCCTCAAGCCCTGA
- a CDS encoding rhomboid family intramembrane serine protease, giving the protein MMFFLPLGVDGATLDRRPWVSVSIAAVCVVAFFVTWVVPANPTGVSERELVELIRETAEHPQLELAPGCNALLSEQGKELITQLRSRAKAPSPRVDVAALQARLDAHCQQVLERKDSHLLQRLGLVPARGVLQWGWLTYMFLHLGWMHLLGNMLFFYVVGLLLEDVWGRPLFAGFYVAGGLVAAMAHFTLDPRSETLMVGASGAVAACMGAFCLRFATRKVRVGYLIWLLRIWRGTFGVPGWAWAGLWFGNEVLDFVLWGNNTGVAVMAHIGGFVFGFCAASALRITHLEERFVAPAIAAREGGWVADPRLVEAQSSLENGDREKARAGILRVLGGQPDNTEALLTLGRMELEDGKDASGAAKVEKALQLLVARETPEPIWQAVELLGPLLPLDRLRPGVAWRVAQVLEVEGASFSALRMAEPLYAVAGKGSGIMAVRALIRAAELRLAGREEPARALEYLSRAKVLATGDASALAERVGQLESEVTRMEARLRDRGITLDTEAATPRARAIAAQAPAMPGGSTMPPRIIPCRILSLSDKALMVEARGGQRRSLSVTEILAVAVGMLPAAVPEGAAPRQTVLTDLVVSWGDTTQGPTVLRVPAAGLGLPERYPGVSPREAYARFLSELLEHTNASAMPDAPTLAEGRYPRFDSEGRLTHHYYGQGPADA; this is encoded by the coding sequence ATGATGTTCTTCCTTCCACTGGGCGTGGATGGCGCGACGTTGGATCGTCGCCCCTGGGTGTCCGTCTCCATCGCGGCGGTCTGTGTCGTCGCCTTCTTCGTGACCTGGGTGGTTCCAGCGAACCCGACGGGCGTGAGCGAGCGTGAGCTCGTCGAGCTGATTCGGGAAACCGCCGAACACCCCCAACTGGAGCTGGCCCCGGGCTGCAACGCCCTGCTCAGTGAGCAGGGCAAGGAGCTGATCACCCAGCTGCGCTCCCGGGCGAAGGCTCCGAGCCCGCGCGTGGACGTCGCGGCGCTCCAGGCGCGGCTCGACGCCCACTGTCAGCAGGTCCTGGAGCGCAAGGATTCGCACCTGCTCCAGCGCCTGGGGCTGGTGCCCGCACGGGGCGTGCTTCAATGGGGCTGGCTGACGTACATGTTCCTGCACCTCGGCTGGATGCACCTGCTGGGGAACATGCTGTTCTTCTATGTCGTGGGGCTGCTGCTCGAGGACGTCTGGGGGCGGCCGCTGTTCGCCGGCTTCTACGTCGCGGGCGGACTGGTGGCGGCGATGGCCCACTTCACGCTCGATCCCCGCTCGGAGACGTTGATGGTCGGCGCCTCCGGTGCGGTGGCCGCCTGCATGGGCGCATTCTGTCTGCGCTTCGCCACGCGCAAGGTCCGCGTGGGCTACCTCATCTGGCTGCTGCGCATCTGGCGCGGCACCTTCGGCGTCCCCGGGTGGGCCTGGGCGGGGCTGTGGTTCGGCAACGAAGTGCTCGATTTCGTCCTCTGGGGGAACAACACGGGCGTCGCGGTGATGGCCCACATCGGCGGGTTTGTCTTTGGCTTCTGCGCGGCCAGTGCGCTGCGCATCACCCATCTGGAGGAGCGCTTCGTCGCACCCGCCATCGCCGCGCGCGAGGGGGGCTGGGTCGCGGATCCTCGCCTGGTGGAGGCCCAGAGCTCGCTCGAGAACGGCGACCGCGAGAAGGCGCGCGCGGGCATCCTCCGTGTGCTGGGGGGCCAGCCCGACAACACGGAGGCATTGCTCACGCTGGGGCGGATGGAGCTGGAGGACGGCAAGGATGCGTCCGGTGCCGCGAAGGTGGAGAAGGCGCTCCAGTTGCTCGTGGCTCGCGAGACACCCGAGCCCATCTGGCAGGCCGTGGAGTTGCTCGGCCCGCTGCTTCCCTTGGATCGCCTGCGTCCCGGAGTCGCATGGCGGGTCGCGCAGGTGCTGGAAGTGGAGGGCGCCTCCTTCTCCGCCCTCCGCATGGCCGAACCCCTGTACGCCGTGGCTGGCAAGGGCAGCGGCATCATGGCGGTACGGGCCTTGATTCGCGCGGCGGAGTTGCGTCTTGCGGGCCGTGAGGAGCCGGCGCGGGCACTCGAATATCTGTCGCGGGCGAAGGTGCTGGCGACCGGCGATGCTTCGGCATTGGCGGAGCGCGTGGGGCAGCTCGAGTCGGAGGTCACTCGGATGGAGGCGCGGCTGAGGGACCGCGGCATCACTCTGGACACGGAGGCTGCCACACCGAGAGCACGCGCCATCGCGGCCCAAGCGCCCGCGATGCCCGGAGGCTCGACGATGCCTCCTCGCATCATCCCCTGTCGCATCCTCAGCCTGTCCGACAAGGCATTGATGGTGGAGGCCCGCGGCGGTCAGCGCAGGTCGCTGTCCGTCACCGAGATCCTGGCCGTGGCCGTGGGCATGTTGCCGGCAGCCGTCCCCGAGGGCGCCGCCCCCCGGCAGACAGTGCTCACCGACCTCGTGGTGTCGTGGGGCGACACGACCCAAGGCCCGACCGTGCTGCGCGTCCCGGCCGCCGGGCTCGGGCTTCCGGAGCGGTATCCCGGTGTCTCTCCGCGCGAGGCCTATGCGCGTTTCCTGTCGGAGCTGCTGGAGCACACGAACGCCAGCGCCATGCCCGACGCGCCGACGCTGGCCGAAGGTCGCTATCCGCGCTTCGACAGCGAAGGCCGGCTCACGCATCACTATTACGGCCAGGGGCCCGCGGACGCGTAG